In the bacterium HR17 genome, CGGTTCAGGCAGCCCACTGTTGAGCACTGTCCCCAACGCCCACAAACTTCGCCCGAAACAATCCTCGCTACCGATGTCGTCAAGGAAGTGGCGGTCGTAGCCGATTAGGTTGTGAAACCAACCGTCGTCGCGTTGCGCGTAGCGCAAAAAGGCAAGGTAACGCTGCGCCAGTTCCAATGACCCTTCATCACCCGTCAACGAATAGTGCAGCGCCGCGACGATCAGCGCCCGTGCGTTGTCGTCGGTCGTGTAACCCGACTTGGGATCGGGCAAACCGAAGAGAGTAAACTGCAAAACCCCTGTGTCATCACTGATTGCCCGTAAGTGGCTCAAGTTGATTTGGGCTATGTCAACTGCCGTCATCGCCCTTTCACCACCTTGTGTTTTGCGGGTGGACAAGTCCGCCCGCTCCCACGGTGACCTGTCCCTTGACCTACACATTGATGGCAGAAAACGGCTGGGGCGCACTAGGGCGCCCCAACCCTTTTACAACGCTTTTGCGGTTTCAGCCAGCGCCAACGGCGCTTTCGTCGTTCGCTTCAGCAAAGGCGTGGCAAAGAACGCCCAAGGGCGGCGATGTTCTTGAGCGACAGCGACGAACAGTTCGGCATACCTTTTGCCCACCGCTGACCAAGTCATCTGGCGCCCGAAGGCGTAAGCCCGTCGCTCCATCTCCGCCCGCAATGACGGGTTGTTCAGCAACAGCATCAGCGCATCGGCGATGGACTGTGCATCGCGGAAGTTGACCAGAATCCCTCGCCCCTCGGCACATAGCGCTTGCGCATACAAGTAGGGCGTGGAAACGATGACCTTGCCAGATGCCATCGCATACGCCAGCGTCCCGCTGACGATCTGGTTCGGGTTCAGGTAAGGCGTCAGGTAAATATCCGTCGCCTGCAAGTAGCGGATAAGTTCTGCCTTCGTCAGGTAGCGATTGACGAACTGCACATGCCGCTCTAAACCCAACTCCCTCACGAGCGCCTCCAACTCCTCGCGGTAACTTTCGCCTTCATGGCGACGGACATTCGGGTGCGTTTCGCCCAAAATCAGGTAAAGCACATCGGGATGCTTTTCAACGACTGGCGGCAACGCCTGGATGGCATACTCCAGCCCCTTGCCGCGGCTGAGAAGTCCGAAAGTGCTGATAACGAAGCGCCCCATCAACCCTAATTCCCGCTTCGCTTCCTCGCGCCCATCAAAGGGCACATCAGGCGCTCCGTGATGGATGAGCACCACCTTGCGGGTGTTGACACCGTAATCGTTCACCAACAACTCGAATGCCATCGGGTTCATCACAACGACCCGTGCCGAACGGGCAATCAGATGGCGCGTGATTTCTCGGAGGTTCGGGTGCGGGGCGGGCATAATGGTGTGCAATGTCGTGACCAACGGTTTGCGGAGCAAATCTGCCGTCACGCAAATGAACTCGCCATCGCGACCGCCAAAGATGCCAAACTCGTGTTGCAAGTTCACGACAGCGACGGGCATCTCGTTGAAAAAAGTCGCCATCCGAACATGGTCGCCGTAACTGGTTTCACGAGCAAAAAAGCGAACTGGATATCGGTATCGGCTCAAATCTTCTTCGGGTTTAACCATCGCAGCGACATAAGGTTCACCGACGAAGGGATACGCATGGACGGATTTAACGACATCGGCTGTGAAAGTGGCGATACCGCATTCTCGCGGGACATATGTGCCGATGTATCCGACATTGGGAGCGACACGCGTCGCCGCTGCCTCTCGCTTGGCATTCCCGACGACCATTGCGATCACCTCCGTCCGACAGGTTTCACTCCAAAACCCCGCCGCACTTCGGCGACCGCCTGAAGCCCATTCCTTGTCGTCACGCTGCAACGCCCGCCGTGATTCGCTCGCCACAGCCGTAAGCGCGGTCAGGTTCAACGACAGCGTCGTTCTCTACTTCGCACTGCGCCCCTAAAATGCAGCGCACGACGATGGCCCCTTTGCCAATGACACATTCATCCCACAGCACCGCCTCACGCACCTGCGCGCCACGCTTGACTATAACGCGATGACCCAGCACTGCAAAGGGGCCCACCGTCGCCCCATCCTCGACGATGCACCCGTCGCCCAACAAAACAGGCGGACGCACTGTTGCTGTCGGGGCAATCTGAACGCCCTCACCGATCCACACGCCTCCCTGCACTTCCCTGCCCCGCACGGGCAAGGGCACTTTACCGCTCAGGACATCAAAGTTGGCTTGTAGGTAATGCTCCACCTTGCCGATGTCCAGCCAATAGTCGTTTAGGAATGCGACGGCGTAAAAGGGTGCTCCCATCTTCAGTAACTTTGGGTAAAGCCCTCGCTCCACCGAGTAGGGTTGCCCCGCTGGAATGTGCTGAAGCACCTCCCGTTCGTAAAGGTAAATGCCGGCGTTGATCAAGTTGCTGGGGGCTGTCTCTTTTGGCGGCTTTTCAACGAACGCTTGCACGCGCCCGTCGTTGTCCGTCACGACGACGCCGTAGCGACTGGGGTCATCCACCGCTGTCAGTGCAATCGTCACCAAAGCGTCTTTTTGCTCGTGCGCCCGCAACATTTCGCGTAGCGGGATGGTGGTCAGCACATCGCCGTTGAAGACGAAAAAGCGGTCGCCTAACAACGGCTCAGCATTTTTGATAGCGCCCCCTGTATCTAACGGTTGCTCTTCCACAACGAACTCATACTTGGCTTTGCCGTTGCGTTTGGCGAGGTGATTGGCGATAGGGTCGGGCAAATAACCCATCGCGAAGACGATGTGCGTGATTCCGTTGGCTTCAAGGTAATCAACGAACCGCTCAATGAACGGGACATTGGCAATAGGCACCATCGCCTTTGGGACATGGTAAGTGAGCGGACGCAACCGCGTCCCGAACCCGCCAACCAACACCAACGCCTGCATTATCGCCATCACCTCCCTCTTTCACGGGTTCTCTCGCGACATTTCCCCTTGACTTAGCGTGTCTTCGGTCATCTCGCCTTTGATTTTGCGGACAGGGCTAACGCATGTCCCTACGAAATGCGCCCGTACTTGTCCTCGTATCGGATGATGTCGTCCTCGTCAAAGTAGCCGAAGGAAATTTCCAGCACGCGGTAAGTTTTGTCTTCCCCGATGAGCCGATGCTTTGCCCCTTGCGGGATGAAAACCATCTCCATCGGCTGGGGGCGCAGGATGCGCCCCTCAATTTCCACACATGCCCCATCGTCTAACGCCACCCACAACTCGCTACGGTGGCGGTGCGACTGCAAACTCGTCTGCTCGCCCGCTTTGACCTCAAGGATTTTCACCGTCACCGGTTCGTTGAGCACATATTGAATGAACCGACCCCAAGGTTTCTCAACGGTAAGCGGTTCCGGCGGTTCCTTGCGCGGCTCGGGATAAGTCGCTCTCATTTTTTGCTTCGCTTCCGCCATCTTCCGTCACCTCCGCTGACTTTTTCAGGAAGTCAGCAAATCGGCAATTGGGCAGGTCAGACAATTTTTTCTATGCCTTTGCCGCCGTTGGCGTTGAAGCTTGTTGGGATGACAGACGCTTGACTGCCCTTGAGTTTTACAGTGTCCGAATTAACCGATACGACATCTCTCCACTTCGTTCATCCGCCTGCTGAACTTCCCATTTACCAAAGCCCTCATGCAGCCTTCAGCCATTCGTCCAGATACACTTCAGGGTACGGCTTCAGCGCCTCTGTGACGAGGCGGTGCAACTGTTTCAGCGCTTCAGGCGTTTTCCCCTCCGCGCGCAAAATTAAGGCAGGTTCAGTGTTAGAAGCGCGAACGAGCGCCCAACCCTCATCAGTGACGACTCGGGCACCGTCCACATCAATGACCTTGTAACCGTTTTGCTTGAAGTGTTCAACGACTTTTGCGACGACATCAAACTTGACATTATCGTCGCAATGGACGCGAACTTCGGGGGTAGCGAAGTAGCGCGGAACATCAGCGAGCAACGCTGAAAGCGGTTTGTCGGTGTGCGATAAGATGCGCAGCAAACGGCACGCGGCGTAAAGGGCGTCGTCGTAGCCGAAATACTCATCAGCGAAAAACAAGTGCCCGCTCATCTCACCCGCCAGCAACGCGCCCTCCTCGTGCATTTTGGCTTTGATGAACGAATGCCCCGTTCGCCACAAAATCGGTATGCCCCCATGTTTAGCGACATCTTCAAGGACGGCTTGCGAACATTTGACCTCCACGATGATTTTTGCCTGCGGATGTTTTTGCAACACTTCACGGCTGAACAAAATCATCAGTTGGTCGCCCCAAAGGATGTTGCCCCGATCATCGATGACGCCCAAGCGGTCGCCATCGCCGTCAAACCCCAACCCGACATCTGCACCCACTTCCTGCACCTTCGCGATCAGATCCCGCAAGTTTTCGGGTTTAACAGGATCAGGCAAGTGATGCGGGAAGTTTGGGTCAGACTCACAATAGAGTTCAACGACTTCGCAACCGAGTGCTCGCAACAGTTTAGGCGCAAAATGGCTCGCCGTCCCGTTGCCACAATCCACGACAACCCTCAACTTACTCTCACCCAACTTGATACGCTCTGTCACCCATGCAAGGTAATCGCTAAAGGCGTCTCGTTGAGTGACCACACCGCTTCCTCGCTCAAAATCTTCGGCTTCAATCATTTGGCGCAACTGCTGAATTTGCTCGCCGAACAAAGTTCCGTGCCCCCAAACCAACTTGAAGCCATTGTATTGTGGCGGGTTGTGGCTCGCTGTCACCATCACGCCACCATCAATGCGCCAATAGCGGCAGGCGAAGTAAAGCAGCGGCGTCACGACTTCACCGATGTCCACGACATCGCAACCCGATGCGCTCACACCCTCAACGACGGCTGCGTGCAACTCAGGCGAACTTTTGCGGTTATCGTGCCCGACGACGACCTGCGTGATGCCGTTGCGCCGACACAATGTCCCGTAGGCGCGACCGATGAGATGGGCGACAGATGGCGTCAAATCTTCCCCTGCAATGCCGCGAATGTCGTATTGCCGAAAGATGAGCGGGTTGACCTTCGCCACCTTCGTTTCACCTCCCGCACAGGCGAAAAGAGTTCGGTAACATCGTTCACCTTTAGCAAACAAAAACAGGCGCGGAGCACAGGAAGTGTGAATTGCCGATGTCGCCTCGTGGCGCTTTTAATGATAGCGCAACAACTGCTGACCGTCAATACTTCCCAAAAAATTTTTTGCTGACGCATCGGACAATTAAAAGGAGTGAGTAACATGAGCCGCGCGGTCGCTGACCGTCAATTGCCGTTAACGGCAGTTTGCGTTTTCAATCAAGACAACAACACCTCCTCCGCAGCCAGCGACGAACGCCTCAGACGCTCTCCGCAACTTGAGGGGCACTTTCGGGCGAACCTGAAGATATAGAAATCGCAAACTAAGTGCGCGACCGCTGTGACAAACGACCACTATTGACAACAGTGCCGCCCAACTGGCATCGGGGAGCAAGTGCGGAAAAATCTATCGTCGCAGTTCAATGTGCTGAAAACTTTGAATGGAGGTGCACCGTGTGACGCGAGATGAAGCGTGGCAGTTGGTTTGCGAATGGATTCAGAACGAGAACCTGCGCAAACACTTGCTAGCGGTAGAAGCCGCGATGCGCTTTTATGCCCGTCAATTCGGTGAAGACGAAGAGCGGTGGGGCTTGGTCGGGTTGCTCCACGACTTGGATTATGAGCGCTGTCCTGAACCGCCCGAACATCCCCAGAGAGGTGCCCAATTCCTGCGCGAAAAAGGCTTGCCCGATGACATGGTGCGCGCAATTTTGGCGCACGCTGACTGGACAGGTGTCCCACGCGACACCCTGATGGCAAAAGCCCTATTTGCGTGCGATGAACTGACGGGGTTTATCGTGGCGTGTGCACTGGTCATGCCCAACAAAAAACTGAGCGAGGTCAGGGTGGACACTGTGCTGCGCAAGATGAAGGATAAGTCCTTCGCCCGCAAAGTCAGCCGTGAAGACATCGCTCGTGGCGCTGAAGAACTGGGCATCCCCCTTGAAGCGCATATCGCCAATGTGCTCGCCGCCTTAGCCGCTATCGCCGACCAATTAGGGCTGTAACCGACCGCCATTTCAGGGGGATGCGCCCGCAAAAGTGGTTGAGGGAACCGACGCAATGGAGCCACCGCTGAGACTAACGCGTTTCTCCAGAGCATCGTCAAGGCTTTCTCCCGCAGGGGTGTCGCCGAGTTCGGTAAAAGTCTCCAATAGCGATGCTAAAGCAAGCGGCGGAGTCGGCGCTCCCGCAACTGCTCTAAGGTCAAAAAGTGCTCTTCGGTCAGCCCGACGAGGCGAATGAGTTGGGCGACCCAAGTCAAATTGCCGACGCCATGCAAACTGTGAGCATCGCTGCCACAGACGAACTTCACACCCGCATCGGCAAACTCTTCCACGATGCGGGCGTAGTGGCGTAACACTTGCTGCGGTGTCGTGTCAGGAAACCACCACCAAAGGGTGTTGTTCAGGTCAAAAGCTTTGTCGCCTTCACTGAAGGCGGCGGCAATCTCCCGAATTGCTGAAGTCGCCAGTTGATTGAGGGGCAACTTAAGAGGGAAACGCCCCAAGTTGAAGGGATGGGCGATGACATCCACGAAGGGGTTAAGGGCTAAGTTGCCGTAGGCGGTCACCAACACGCGCTGGAAGGCGACAGGGTTGTCGGGGGGATTAAGGGCGATGCCTCGCGTGCCCCACTCAATCCCGCACAAAACGATGTCCACTTTCCGATAGACTTCCGGCGTCACGGTCACCGCCCCTTGCACATTCAGTAGGGCAGCCTCCACGCCCGCTAAGAGACGGACTTTAACTTTGCCCCGCGCTGCTTCCACTTCACGCAGAAAGGCATCAACCCAATCGGTCATGGGCGTTCCGAAGCGGTCAGCCTCCAAATGGTCGGTCAATGCAAGGGCATCTAAACCGGCGGCATCGGCAGCCCGTGCCATCTCCCAAACGCTGTCACGACCATCGGAGAAAAGGGTGTGCGTGTGCAGGTCGTAACGCATCCACCATCACCGTCCCAATTTTGGCGCTGGCGATTGCATATCAAAATTTCAGCAGCACCCATGGCTTGGCTGTCAACCGTTGCACAATCGTCAGGGGCAAACTCAGCACAACCGAGGCAAGGACGAACGCGGTTCGCGCAAACGGCAGTTGAGCAAGCCGTTTATCTGCGGCATTACTTTGGAGCGTGGAATAGGCGCGCGAGGCATTTATAGCGCCACGATGATGGACGAGTTTGTGTTTGGCTTTCGGCGCTACGGCGATCGCGTTGCCCTTGTCCGCCGCAACTTGCAGTTTCGGGCGACGGAGCGCCGTCCTTTATGATGCGCTGGATGAGTTTAGGTGGCGACCGCTTGCCCGATGAACCACCGCCCGATTATGTGCACGCGTTTTTGCGGCAATTGGTCGCCCACGAAGTCGGACACACACTCGGTTTACGCCACGACTTTCATGGCAGCAGTTCGCTGCCGCCCGACGCGCTTCATCACCCTGCTGGGCGATTACGCTTACGCCGCTTTTCTATTGAGCCGTTACATCGGTGGGCAATACCTGCACCGCAATTTCCCCGATGACCCGAAAGGACGACCGCCTTTCGTGCCGGTGCCCGCTGCATAGCGTGAAGCGCTGAATTTGTTGAAGCGCTTCGTATTTGCGCCCGACGCATTGGCGGTTTCGCCATCCTCGCTGAACAAACTCGGCTTGGAAAACTGGTGGCATGGGGGGCATGGATGTGGCGAGAAAGGTTGACCGTCCCGACTGCCCGCTGCATGAGCGCATCCTTACGCTGCAACGGCGGGCGCTCAATGGCGTGTTCCACATGACGATACTGTGCGCTTGGTGGACATGGAGCAACGCACCCGAGGACCGTTTCCGATGAGCGAGTTATTTAAGCGATTAACGAACGCCGTTTGGGCAGAAGTGCTAGGTGGTGCGCCGTCAGCAGTCAACAGTCAGCGGCACAACTTGCAGCGGGCGCACCTCCAAATCCTGAGGCAACTGCTGCTGCAGCCGCCGTCGGGCACGCCCAAAGATGCCCGCACCTTTGTCCGTCGGGAATCGGTGCGGTTGCAAGCCGCTATCGGCAAAACATCGCCCCGACGCGACGGATGGCGGCGGTTTGTCGCGGGTGCATCGCGGAACGATGTCAGGGGGTAGCAGGTTTGCGTCTCCTACTCCTACGGTGGTGAAGCGAGAGCCTTTAGGCGCTGCAAATCGGTGCGGGTCTGGGCGATGAGTTCGTCCAGCGACAAATCGCGCCAACTGCCTGCACCCTGATATTCGCTGTGCACCGAGAGCGGTCCGTCAAAGCCGATGCAACGCAAGCAGGTGAAAAATTCCTGCCAGCGGACGATGCCGTCGCCGATAGGAACGACTTTAGCGTGCCATCGTTCGCCGTCCCGCATCCATGCGAAATCTTTGCAGGCGACGACCCGCACTCTGTCGGCGACAACCTCCAAGCCTTGCTGCCAACCCGTTAAACCGCCTTCCACGAACATGTGCCCTGCATCTACATAAGCGGCGACGGTGTGTGGCGAAAAATCGCGCAGCAGTTCCGCTAGCACAAACGCTGATGCCGTCAAAAAGTTGCCCGAATGGGTGTGGACGACGGCACAAATGCCGTAGCGTTCCGCCAATTGGGCGATGCCGTTGAGCCCCCGCCTCGCAGCGTCCACGCATCGGGACAATGTCCCGAACTTGTGGTAGCGCCAATAACCCAACTTGACAAACCGCACACCGTTGTCGGCAGCGACGGCAAACACAGCGTCCGCGAACGGTTCCTCGGCAGCGGTAAAGGCGGTCGTGATCATCGGCACGGTTAAGCCGCAGCGGCGCAACATTTTAACGGCGAGGGGCAAGTGCGTTTTAGCGTCGGCAGGTTCAATGTGCCCACCGCCGCGCACGGTCAAATCCACACCGTCAAAGCCCATGTCGGCGACGACATCGCCCAACCGCTCAAAGTCCAGCGATTGTAGGTGCTTGGAAAACATCAGCCATTGCCACGCCATCAGGTGCCACCTTGCTTCCGTTGTTCACGCTGAACCGTCCAAATCGCGAGGGCAAACATGGCGACGGCGAGGAGCGCAATGATTAACGCGCGCACGGGAACGGTGAAAGGTATCTGGCTTTGTAGGATGAGGAAGTCTAAGCGCCCGATGAACAGTGAGAAGCGTCCCATGACCGTGTTGCCAAAGACGATGCCGAAAGTCAGCATCAGCAGCCATCGCCCCAAAGTTGCCGGTGCGCGAATGGCGGGATGGCGATGCTCAATGCTGAAAAAGAAATAGGTCATCACGCACAGCAGCACGAGGACGAAAATCGCGTTGTTAATGGCTGCCGCCATCGTCAGCTTCGCGGACGGAACGAGAGGGCGGAACGAGTCAGCGATTTGCGGTCCAAGTTCTAGGACGAAAGCCTTGAAGGTGTAACCTGCCTGCAAGCCCATCAAAACGCTCAGCGCCATGCGGCTCATCCAGCCCAAGCGGGGGCTAAGCACCGTGTAGAACATCAAGCCCCAAATGAGCGCGCCTGCCCACCACCACCGGTAGCCGATGCAGTGGCGCAACGCGTCCAAGTGCACGGTAGCGCCTGAGCGTTGAAGAGGTTCGTCGGCGATGAAGTCAACGGCAGTCACGATGCCGACGACCCGGTGGCGCCCGACTTTTTCAAACCGCCGATAGGGATTGCCCTGCACCTGAAAATCGCGACGCAACTGCAGCGTGATTTCACGCCAACCCGCAAAATCCGTCGGGATGGTGGCAGTCATCGTCGCGGGTTTGCGCGCGTCAGGATTGGTGATGTGAAGGCGTAGGGTCACATGCCCATCGGGAACGGGTTGGCTCAGCCGCAGCCAAAGTTTCAAGTAGTTGGGCGCGCCCCACTCACCGGCAATTTTGGTCAGGCGCAGTCGCGGCGTCTGTCGGGGTGACCAGCGCCATGCCCCTTCGCCTTCCCGCTTCTCCACCGTGTCCAGCGTAACGCCGGTCATCTGCGGCGACTTGTCAAAGGCAAACACGGTGCCGCTGCTTTCCGTCGCCATTGCCCGCCACCATACAGGGTCAAGGACATCGCGGATAGTTATGAACAGCCCGTAGCCGACGGCTAAGCCGATAAAAAAATGCTCAAAGAGCCGGTAGAGGCGGTTTTCACCGTAAAGGATGGTGAAGATACTGAGCGTGCAAACGACACCGAGCCAGTAGACGATAACATTGACCGCGCTTTCTGGGACGACGGGTAACACGCGCTACCACCTCACAAGCGCTGGCGGGGGGACTGTGAGCGCGCCAACCGCATCCCCACATTGCCCAGCAAAATCAAGAACAGCACGAAGGCGTGGGCGACAGATTGCGCCATCATACCCCGCATGCCCAGCCCGTTGGTGTTGAGCAAGCGCTCATATTCCGCCGCTCCTTTCAGACCCAACCATGCCCCCGCCAGTTGCTTCGTTTCCAAGTAAGGAAACAGTTCAGGGACGATGATGCCTGTGCAGCCTTCCACCAGCGGCACTTTGAACTGCGCCCAGAAAGTTTGCACATACCATGGCAGCACCCCGGTTCCCGTAAACAAAGCGACCAGTCCGATGTCCTTCGCTGACCGGACGCGCTCCATCAGGGGTAATTCGGTGAGCGGAATGCGTTTGCTATCCGTCGGGCGCGTTTCCCAGATACTGCGCCCCAGCCGTTCCAAAACAGGTTGACCGCCAGGGATGTAACCCAAGTTGACGAAGTCGCGCCCGTAACGGTAGCCGTAACGCTTGCCAAGGTTTTGAGCGTAGAGTTCCACAAGGGTCGGACCTTGTGGGGCAATCAGCGTCATGATGATGAACTTTTTGCGGCGGCGCATCAGGTGTTCCAACAACGCCTGTACTTGCGGACCGTTTTCGCCGACCGTTCCCGTGTCAAAATCAGCGGCGATTAAGACGACCTTATCGGGCGGCACTTTTTCAACGGCTTCGTAGCATTGCCGCGTCGGCGGCGTCGGAATCTGGGGCATGCTCCATTGGAGCACAATAGGCAAAGCCAGTGACATCGCCACCAGCAAGTAAATGACCCGCCGGTCTATCGCTTGAAAACGAACGAGCCATTGAGTCAGTTGACCCATATCGCATCACCAGTAACCGCTTATTGCCTGCCGATGGTAAACGACCGCTCTAAACCCAGTATGATGCGCAACGCCATACCCAAGGCGCCGACCCACAAGCCAAACAAAATCGCCCGCATCGTTGGGGCGTTGATCTGCGTTTGTAACCAATGTGCCAGTTTTTCCAGCCGCAACCATGCCCACGGGCTCTCCTCGGGGATCCAACCCGTCAACCATTGCTGCCCGATAGGCACATTTGCCAGCATCACAATCGTCGCTGTCACCATCAATAACCCCGCTTCCAAAGTGCGGATACGGAACGCACGGTAGGCAGCACTGGCGATGAAAAAGGCAAGCAGGGCAAAGACGGTAGCGCTGAGGGCTTGCAGCGCTCCCTCAAACAGCACCCGATATGCGGCTTCCCAAAACCCCAGCACCCCGATAGCCCCTTGCGGAGGGACAGCGGCGAGAAAATGTGGGGCGTAGTGCTGCAGCAACCCCGTCCCCAACATCAAGAGAAACCCGGAGAAAAAAGCGACGCTGAAAGGCCAGTTGGGCGTTCTGTGGAGGATGTTGCGTCCGTGAATGAGAAATTGATTGAGCACCCCTAACCCGAAGGTGAACGCCGCCAGCACTTGAAGAAGGTCGGCTACCGAATCGCGCCAAGGGGTCAAAACATTGTGGCGGGGCATGAAAAACTCCAAGGCAAAGTAAAGCCCTGCCAAGAAAGTCAAGATTGCAATGACCCAGCGGCGCACCGGTGGGGCGAAGCCGTGCAGGAGCGCCAGCAAACCGCCGCCAACGACCAAAGTGCCACCGATAAACAGCCAGTTGATCGTCCCGTCCTGCACCGGTTGGAACATGCCCTCACGCCTCCTTCACCCTTTCAGAAACTTCATGACCGACGATGGCAACCAATGTTGAGCGACGGTCGTGCCGAGAATCAACGCTGCAAGGGCGATTCGGCAGATGTCTTGCCCCCACACGCTGCCCAACAGAATCGCTTCACGGGTTAAGTAAGCCGTGACGGCGTAATACTCTTCGCCGATGACGGTGAAGTCGCAAGCAGCGATGAAAAAGGGAATTTGCAAGGTCGAGGGAGTGCCGGCGATTTGAATGGCGCCCAGCGTTTGCCCCGTCTCAGCCAAGATGAGAGATTCAGCGGCAAAAACGCCGAAAAAAAAGTTGGCGGCGACCTGCTCGCGGTTCATCAACCCGACGACACCCGATGCAAAAGCGAATTGATCTCCAGAGAGGAAGCGCACATCCTCCGCCCGAAAGGCTTGCGGCGCTCCGCCCTCAGCGTAGGCTTCACGCAACACTTGCTCCGCCATCGTCAGAACGACCGTGTTGGTGACAGGCATCAAGACGCGGGTGCGGTAACGGGCAGCGAGGCGGGCGACATGCCCAGCGATGGCGATGGCTTGAAAGGTCGGCACATCCACATCCGCCAACCCCGGCACGAACAAAATCGGACGCCCCATTTCCGTCGCCCGTCCGACGGCTTCTTCAATGGCGTCAATCGCAGGCAACCGGCGGATATGTAGTTGCTTGCCCAGCGATGCCAGTAGGATGCCGACGCCGATGACGATCGTCAGAGCCCAAACGAGCCAAGGGTAAAGCGTGCTCCAATCAGCGTGCTCCATCTTCGCCACCCCGATGGGTCGTCGTTTTGTCCTCGCGCAGTTGCTCGATGCGCCGAATGAGCCGTTCAATGTTTTGCGGCTCAGACAACAACGCCCCCAACTCGTTGGTCGTCGCCACGCCGAAAAAGAGCGCCCAAAGGGGCATCGTCAGCCAAACGGCATTGCCGATCAGCCCTGCCAACGGCTTATGCATTTCCAAAAACAGGATGGCAGGCACTTCCATGCCTCGGCGCACAATCGTTTGCGCTGCCTTTTCCAGCAACAACTCCGCCTCTTGCCGCGCCGTCATGGCTGCCATCACCCGTCAAAGTGTGCGCAGATTTGTAGACCGCATGAATTTGCGCCTCAAAGTAGGGCGACCTCTCCCGCCAGTGCCACGATAACTGACCGGCAGTTCACCCTTTTGTTCACTTCTTAGCGGTCGTTTCGTGAACCAAATCCACCAGCCGCGCCACATAGTCGGGGTTCGTTTGCGGGAGGACGCCATGCCCCAAGTTAAAGATGTGCCCTGCCCGTCCACCGGCACGGCGCAAAATGTCGTGCGTCCGCTGCGCGATGACCTCAAAAGAGTCTACCAGCAGCGTCGCGGGGTCCAAGTTGCCTTGAACGGCGACCTCAAAGTTGAGAGTCCGCCACGCTTCGTCCAGCGGGATGCGCCAGTCCAACCCGATGACCTCACCACCCGCTTGCTTCATCAGCGACAGCAAAGTTGCTGTGCCTGTCCCAAAGTGGATGCGCGGGACATTCAGCACCGCCGTCGCTGCAAACAATCGCTCCATGTGCGGTAAGACGAACGCCCGATAGTCGTCGGGGCAAAGGCAACCGACCCAACTGTCAAAAATTTGCACGGCGTCAGCCCCTGCTTGCGTTTGCGCCGTCAGGTAGCGGATGACCGTTTCCGTCAGTTTTTCCATCAATGTGTGCCACGCCTGCGGTTCACTCAACATGAACCGTTTCGTTTGAGCGAAGTCACGGGACGGACCGCCTTCCAGCAAGTAGCTAGCCAGCGTGAAGGGGGCGCCCGCGAACCCGATAAGCGGGACGCCGTTGATCTCCCGTTTGACCAACCGAATGGCTTGAACGGTAGCGGGTGCAATTTCATCGACTTCGGGCACCCGCAAACAAGTGACATCTTCACCGCAACGAATAGGCGTGGGAACAATCGGACCTATGCCCTCTTGCACTTCAAAACGGACGCCCATCGCTTCCAACGGCGTCATGAGGTCGGCAAAGATGATGACGGCATCC is a window encoding:
- the mshA_1 gene encoding D-inositol 3-phosphate glycosyltransferase translates to MVVGNAKREAAATRVAPNVGYIGTYVPRECGIATFTADVVKSVHAYPFVGEPYVAAMVKPEEDLSRYRYPVRFFARETSYGDHVRMATFFNEMPVAVVNLQHEFGIFGGRDGEFICVTADLLRKPLVTTLHTIMPAPHPNLREITRHLIARSARVVVMNPMAFELLVNDYGVNTRKVVLIHHGAPDVPFDGREEAKRELGLMGRFVISTFGLLSRGKGLEYAIQALPPVVEKHPDVLYLILGETHPNVRRHEGESYREELEALVRELGLERHVQFVNRYLTKAELIRYLQATDIYLTPYLNPNQIVSGTLAYAMASGKVIVSTPYLYAQALCAEGRGILVNFRDAQSIADALMLLLNNPSLRAEMERRAYAFGRQMTWSAVGKRYAELFVAVAQEHRRPWAFFATPLLKRTTKAPLALAETAKAL
- the cugP_2 gene encoding UTP--glucose-1-phosphate uridylyltransferase; this translates as MQALVLVGGFGTRLRPLTYHVPKAMVPIANVPFIERFVDYLEANGITHIVFAMGYLPDPIANHLAKRNGKAKYEFVVEEQPLDTGGAIKNAEPLLGDRFFVFNGDVLTTIPLREMLRAHEQKDALVTIALTAVDDPSRYGVVVTDNDGRVQAFVEKPPKETAPSNLINAGIYLYEREVLQHIPAGQPYSVERGLYPKLLKMGAPFYAVAFLNDYWLDIGKVEHYLQANFDVLSGKVPLPVRGREVQGGVWIGEGVQIAPTATVRPPVLLGDGCIVEDGATVGPFAVLGHRVIVKRGAQVREAVLWDECVIGKGAIVVRCILGAQCEVENDAVVEPDRAYGCGERITAGVAA
- the manC1 gene encoding Mannose-1-phosphate guanylyltransferase 1, producing the protein MAEAKQKMRATYPEPRKEPPEPLTVEKPWGRFIQYVLNEPVTVKILEVKAGEQTSLQSHRHRSELWVALDDGACVEIEGRILRPQPMEMVFIPQGAKHRLIGEDKTYRVLEISFGYFDEDDIIRYEDKYGRIS
- the algC gene encoding Phosphomannomutase/phosphoglucomutase, which encodes MAKVNPLIFRQYDIRGIAGEDLTPSVAHLIGRAYGTLCRRNGITQVVVGHDNRKSSPELHAAVVEGVSASGCDVVDIGEVVTPLLYFACRYWRIDGGVMVTASHNPPQYNGFKLVWGHGTLFGEQIQQLRQMIEAEDFERGSGVVTQRDAFSDYLAWVTERIKLGESKLRVVVDCGNGTASHFAPKLLRALGCEVVELYCESDPNFPHHLPDPVKPENLRDLIAKVQEVGADVGLGFDGDGDRLGVIDDRGNILWGDQLMILFSREVLQKHPQAKIIVEVKCSQAVLEDVAKHGGIPILWRTGHSFIKAKMHEEGALLAGEMSGHLFFADEYFGYDDALYAACRLLRILSHTDKPLSALLADVPRYFATPEVRVHCDDNVKFDVVAKVVEHFKQNGYKVIDVDGARVVTDEGWALVRASNTEPALILRAEGKTPEALKQLHRLVTEALKPYPEVYLDEWLKAA
- the polX_1 gene encoding DNA polymerase/3'-5' exonuclease PolX, whose amino-acid sequence is MRYDLHTHTLFSDGRDSVWEMARAADAAGLDALALTDHLEADRFGTPMTDWVDAFLREVEAARGKVKVRLLAGVEAALLNVQGAVTVTPEVYRKVDIVLCGIEWGTRGIALNPPDNPVAFQRVLVTAYGNLALNPFVDVIAHPFNLGRFPLKLPLNQLATSAIREIAAAFSEGDKAFDLNNTLWWWFPDTTPQQVLRHYARIVEEFADAGVKFVCGSDAHSLHGVGNLTWVAQLIRLVGLTEEHFLTLEQLRERRLRRLL